In one window of Azoarcus olearius DNA:
- the folE2 gene encoding GTP cyclohydrolase FolE2 encodes MNSPLAHAIPDVQNSEDSRQIAINKVGIKSIRHPVKVSDKNGGVQHTVANFNMYVGLPHNFKGTHMSRFIEILNSNEREISVESFEPMLREMVKRLEAETGHVEMTFPYFINKSAPVSGVQSLMDYEVTFTGEIHEGGRYEFTMKVVVPVTSLCPCSKKISAYGAHNQRSHVTVTATLNDHLWIEDVVQLVEGQASCEVYGLLKRPDEKYVTERAYDNPKFVEDMVRDVAGLLNKEVRIDAYAVESENFESIHNHSAYALIERDKRIEA; translated from the coding sequence ATGAACAGCCCCCTGGCCCACGCCATCCCCGACGTCCAGAACAGTGAAGACAGCCGCCAGATCGCGATCAACAAGGTCGGCATCAAGTCCATCCGCCACCCCGTGAAGGTCAGCGACAAGAACGGAGGGGTGCAGCACACGGTCGCCAACTTCAACATGTACGTCGGCCTGCCCCACAACTTCAAGGGCACCCACATGTCGCGCTTCATCGAGATCCTCAACAGCAACGAGCGTGAGATCTCGGTGGAATCCTTCGAGCCGATGCTGCGCGAGATGGTCAAGCGCCTCGAGGCCGAAACCGGCCACGTCGAGATGACCTTCCCGTACTTCATCAACAAGTCCGCACCGGTGTCCGGCGTGCAGAGCCTGATGGACTACGAGGTCACCTTCACCGGCGAAATCCATGAAGGCGGCCGCTACGAGTTCACCATGAAGGTCGTGGTGCCGGTCACCAGCCTGTGCCCGTGCTCGAAGAAGATTTCGGCGTATGGCGCGCACAACCAGCGCTCCCACGTCACCGTCACCGCAACGCTCAACGACCACCTGTGGATCGAGGACGTGGTGCAACTGGTGGAAGGCCAGGCCTCGTGCGAGGTGTACGGGCTGCTCAAGCGCCCGGACGAGAAGTACGTGACCGAACGCGCCTACGACAACCCCAAGTTCGTCGAAGACATGGTGCGCGACGTCGCCGGCCTGCTCAACAAGGAAGTCCGCATCGACGCCTACGCGGTGGAATCCGAGAACTTCGAGTCCATCCACAACCACTCCGCCTACGCGCTGATCGAGCGCGACAAGCGCATCGAGGCCTGA
- a CDS encoding LLM class flavin-dependent oxidoreductase, with the protein MTAAPPQPAVGRAVARLSVLDLAPITEGSTAARALANTRDLARVAERCGYTRYWVAEHHNMTGIASAATAVVIGHIAAATSTIRVGAGGIMLPNHAPLVIAEQFGTLESLFPGRIDLGLGRAPGTDQRTARALRRSLVGSDDSFPQDVVELQGWFADPQPGQTIQAVPGAGLKVPIWLLGSSLFSAGLAAQLGLPFAFASHFAPRFLKQAIALYRREFQPSAALAEPYAMVGANAIAADSDEQAAFLFRSLRLRFAAMARGVRGQLPPPERFNEADWSPNELAFADESLSCSAVGSPHTVRQRLMEIVEDTGADELMLTAQIFDHGARLRSFELIARAWQLKPGDGQDDMRGGM; encoded by the coding sequence ATGACCGCCGCGCCGCCGCAACCGGCTGTCGGCCGCGCGGTGGCGCGGCTGTCCGTCCTCGACCTCGCCCCGATCACCGAGGGCAGCACCGCCGCGCGAGCGCTCGCCAACACGCGCGACCTCGCCCGCGTCGCCGAGCGCTGCGGCTATACCCGCTACTGGGTTGCCGAGCATCACAACATGACCGGCATCGCCAGCGCGGCCACCGCGGTGGTAATCGGCCACATCGCCGCAGCCACCTCGACGATCCGCGTCGGCGCCGGCGGCATCATGCTGCCCAATCACGCGCCTCTGGTAATTGCCGAGCAGTTCGGCACGCTGGAATCCCTCTTCCCCGGCCGCATCGACCTCGGCCTGGGCCGCGCGCCCGGCACCGACCAACGCACCGCGCGCGCCCTGCGCCGCAGCCTGGTCGGCAGCGACGACAGCTTTCCGCAGGACGTGGTCGAGTTGCAGGGCTGGTTCGCCGACCCGCAGCCGGGCCAGACCATCCAGGCGGTGCCCGGCGCCGGGCTGAAGGTGCCGATCTGGCTGCTCGGTTCCAGCCTCTTCAGCGCCGGCCTCGCCGCCCAGCTCGGCCTGCCCTTCGCCTTCGCGTCGCACTTCGCGCCGCGCTTCCTCAAGCAGGCAATCGCGCTCTACCGCCGTGAATTCCAGCCCTCGGCGGCGCTTGCCGAACCCTATGCGATGGTCGGCGCCAACGCCATCGCGGCCGACAGCGACGAGCAGGCCGCCTTCCTGTTCCGCTCGCTGCGCCTGCGCTTCGCGGCGATGGCGCGCGGCGTGCGCGGCCAGCTGCCGCCGCCGGAACGCTTCAACGAAGCCGACTGGTCACCCAACGAACTCGCCTTCGCCGACGAGTCGCTGTCGTGCTCGGCGGTCGGCAGCCCACACACGGTGCGCCAGCGGCTGATGGAGATCGTCGAGGACACCGGCGCCGACGAGCTGATGCTGACCGCGCAGATTTTCGATCATGGCGCGCGGCTGCGGTCGTTCGAGTTGATAGCGCGGGCTTGGCAGCTGAAGCCCGGGGACGGACAGGACGACATGCGTGGTGGCATGTGA
- the hppD gene encoding 4-hydroxyphenylpyruvate dioxygenase gives MSSTDLWDNPMGIDGFEFIEYAAPNPAELAAVFTRLGFKPIARHRAKDVTLYRQGGINFIINAEPDSFGQRFARLHGPSICAMAFRVADARKAYKRAVELGAWGYDSHSGPMELNIPAIKGIGDSLIYLVDRWRGKNGRQGGIGDISIYDVDFEPIVDADGVTDEYPVGHGFKLIDHLTHNVHRGRMNEWADFYERLFNFREARYFDIEGKVTGVKSKAMTSPCGKIHIPINEEGNDTKGQIQEYLDKYHGEGIQHIALGTDDIYTAVDRLRASGIQLLDTPDTYYELLDGRIPGHGEPLEALRARRILVDGAPGDLLLQIFSENQLGPVFFEFIQRKGNKGFGEGNFKALFESLELDQMRRGVLSGAADKAA, from the coding sequence ATGAGCAGCACCGACCTGTGGGACAACCCGATGGGTATCGACGGCTTCGAGTTCATCGAATATGCCGCGCCCAACCCCGCCGAACTGGCGGCCGTATTCACCCGCCTCGGTTTCAAGCCGATTGCCCGCCACCGCGCCAAGGACGTCACCCTGTACCGCCAGGGCGGCATCAACTTCATCATCAACGCCGAGCCCGACTCCTTCGGCCAGCGCTTCGCCCGCCTGCACGGCCCTTCCATCTGCGCGATGGCCTTTCGCGTCGCCGACGCGCGCAAGGCCTACAAGCGCGCGGTGGAACTCGGCGCCTGGGGCTACGACTCGCACTCCGGCCCGATGGAATTGAACATTCCGGCGATCAAGGGCATCGGCGACTCGCTGATCTACCTGGTGGACCGCTGGCGCGGCAAGAACGGGCGCCAGGGCGGCATCGGCGACATCAGCATCTACGACGTCGATTTCGAACCGATCGTCGACGCCGACGGCGTGACCGACGAGTACCCGGTGGGCCACGGCTTCAAGCTCATCGACCACCTCACCCACAACGTCCACCGCGGCCGCATGAACGAGTGGGCGGACTTCTACGAACGGCTGTTCAACTTCCGCGAGGCGCGCTACTTCGACATCGAGGGCAAGGTGACCGGCGTGAAGTCGAAGGCGATGACCTCGCCCTGCGGCAAGATCCACATCCCGATCAACGAGGAAGGCAACGACACCAAGGGCCAGATCCAGGAGTACCTGGACAAGTACCACGGCGAAGGCATCCAGCACATCGCGCTCGGCACCGACGACATCTACACCGCGGTCGACCGCCTGCGCGCGAGCGGCATCCAGCTGCTGGACACGCCAGATACGTATTACGAACTGCTCGACGGCCGCATCCCCGGCCACGGCGAACCGCTGGAGGCGCTGCGCGCACGCCGCATTCTGGTGGATGGCGCGCCGGGCGACCTGCTGCTGCAGATCTTCTCCGAGAACCAGCTGGGTCCGGTGTTCTTCGAATTCATCCAGCGCAAGGGCAACAAGGGCTTTGGCGAGGGCAACTTCAAGGCCTTGTTCGAATCGCTGGAGCTGGACCAGATGCGCCGCGGCGTCCTGTCCGGCGCGGCGGACAAGGCCGCCTGA
- a CDS encoding EcsC family protein, with translation MNTPLDAAALEELAAARAKLEAQSLALRLSALVGSPLEKGLRYLPAPWRNKLDGLAHDALGRAMGIAARSLVLQPRASPRLHKVLGSVSGGAGGAFGLPGLALEIPVSTVLIMRAILATAREAGEDIDDPQVRLAALEVFALGGPGSADDSVDTGYYAVRAALAGAVSEATRHVASSGLAGLGERGAPAIARLIALVAARYKVQLTQKAASMVVPGLGAAAGVAVNLMFMSHFQAVSEGHFAVRRLERHHGAEVVRAAYQGLGAGT, from the coding sequence GTGAATACGCCGCTCGATGCCGCCGCGCTGGAAGAACTGGCCGCGGCACGTGCCAAGCTCGAGGCGCAAAGCCTGGCGTTGCGCCTGAGCGCCTTGGTGGGCAGCCCGCTGGAAAAGGGGCTGCGCTATCTGCCCGCCCCGTGGCGCAACAAGCTGGACGGACTTGCCCATGACGCGCTCGGGCGCGCGATGGGCATCGCCGCCCGCAGCCTCGTCCTGCAACCGCGCGCGTCGCCCCGGCTGCACAAGGTGCTCGGTTCGGTCAGCGGCGGCGCGGGCGGCGCGTTCGGCCTGCCGGGCCTGGCGCTGGAGATTCCGGTCTCCACCGTGCTGATCATGCGCGCGATCCTCGCCACCGCCCGCGAGGCCGGAGAGGATATCGACGACCCGCAGGTCCGGCTGGCGGCGCTCGAGGTTTTCGCGCTCGGCGGTCCCGGCAGCGCCGACGACAGCGTGGATACCGGCTACTACGCGGTACGCGCGGCGCTCGCGGGCGCCGTGAGCGAAGCGACCCGCCATGTGGCCAGCAGCGGGCTGGCCGGGCTGGGGGAGCGCGGCGCCCCCGCGATCGCCCGGCTGATCGCGCTGGTGGCCGCGCGCTACAAGGTGCAGCTGACGCAGAAGGCGGCAAGCATGGTGGTGCCGGGGCTGGGCGCGGCAGCGGGCGTCGCGGTCAACCTGATGTTCATGAGCCACTTCCAGGCGGTAAGCGAAGGACACTTTGCCGTGCGGCGGCTGGAACGCCACCACGGCGCGGAGGTAGTACGCGCGGCCTATCAAGGGCTTGGCGCCGGAACCTGA
- a CDS encoding MFS transporter, giving the protein MSSSSSPGPLPHGGWPAPVRALRHRNFRFYFGGQAVSVLGSWIQQVALAWLIYRLTGSVALLGVTAFAALLPMLIVGPLAGAWIDRRDKRRLLILVQGLLAGQAALLAVLTALDAIGPTLIVVMSVVLGVLNAFDTPLRQAQISVFVDDRADLPNALALNAMVFNSGRFIGPPLAGLILGLTSEAVCFALNAVSFAALAFGVAMIRVEATPRAKGSMGAVFREGLKFVWDVYTIRMLILTLATVNVTASSYAVLLPVFAKDVFVGDARMLGWLWGAAGAGAFVGTIFLATRKHLPGLVRVILSGASASALAMLVFSYNREMPVALAAMAVVGFGISVCNVAINMLLQSLAPDHLRGRVVSFFSSTRFGFDAIGGLVAGLIAAQIGVQAAVLLEGVLLLAFIAWAWRLRGRLHGDIALHAGSGHAPATPR; this is encoded by the coding sequence TTGAGTTCCTCGTCTTCCCCCGGGCCCTTGCCGCACGGCGGCTGGCCGGCGCCCGTGCGCGCCTTGCGCCATCGCAACTTCCGCTTCTACTTCGGCGGCCAGGCCGTGTCCGTGCTGGGCTCCTGGATCCAGCAGGTGGCGCTGGCGTGGTTGATCTACCGGCTCACCGGCTCGGTCGCGCTGCTCGGCGTCACGGCCTTCGCCGCCTTGCTGCCGATGCTGATCGTCGGTCCGCTCGCGGGGGCGTGGATCGACCGCCGTGACAAGCGCCGGCTGTTGATCCTGGTGCAGGGTCTGCTGGCCGGCCAGGCCGCGCTGCTGGCGGTGCTGACCGCGCTCGACGCGATCGGGCCGACGCTGATCGTGGTGATGTCGGTGGTGCTCGGCGTGCTCAATGCCTTCGATACGCCGCTGCGCCAGGCGCAGATCAGCGTGTTCGTGGATGACCGCGCCGACCTGCCGAACGCGCTCGCCTTGAATGCGATGGTGTTCAACTCGGGCCGCTTCATCGGCCCGCCGCTCGCCGGCCTCATCCTCGGGCTGACGTCCGAGGCGGTGTGCTTCGCGCTCAACGCGGTGTCGTTCGCGGCGCTCGCGTTCGGCGTGGCGATGATCCGGGTCGAGGCGACGCCGCGCGCCAAGGGCTCGATGGGGGCGGTGTTCCGCGAGGGCCTCAAGTTCGTGTGGGACGTCTACACCATCCGGATGCTGATCCTGACGCTGGCCACGGTGAACGTCACCGCGTCGAGCTATGCCGTGCTGCTGCCGGTGTTCGCCAAGGACGTGTTCGTGGGCGACGCGCGCATGCTGGGCTGGCTGTGGGGCGCGGCCGGCGCCGGCGCCTTCGTCGGCACCATCTTCCTTGCGACGCGCAAGCACTTGCCCGGTCTGGTGCGCGTGATCCTGAGCGGCGCCAGCGCCAGTGCGCTGGCAATGCTGGTGTTTTCCTACAATCGCGAGATGCCGGTGGCGCTGGCGGCGATGGCGGTGGTCGGGTTCGGCATTTCGGTCTGCAATGTCGCGATCAACATGCTGCTGCAAAGCCTCGCCCCGGATCATCTGCGCGGCCGCGTGGTGTCCTTCTTCAGCTCCACCCGCTTCGGCTTCGATGCCATCGGCGGGCTGGTGGCGGGGCTGATCGCCGCGCAGATCGGTGTGCAGGCGGCGGTGCTGCTCGAAGGCGTGCTGCTGCTGGCTTTCATCGCCTGGGCCTGGCGCCTGCGCGGGCGCTTGCATGGCGACATTGCCCTCCATGCCGGCAGCGGGCACGCGCCCGCGACACCGCGTTAG
- the pqqE gene encoding pyrroloquinoline quinone biosynthesis protein PqqE, whose amino-acid sequence MNAAQPPSPASTLGPPLWLLAEVTYRCPLHCAFCYNPVDFARDDTELSTEDWLRVLREARAAGSVQCGFSGGEPLMRDDLEVLVAEAHRLGYYTNLLTSGVGLTAERAQALKAAGLDHIQLSFQDSTRELNDFLSHTRTFDLKQRVAGIIKDNGWPMVMNCVIHRLNIDYIDRIIEMAVELGAEYLELANSQYYSWALLNRDQLMPSREQLERAERITNEYRERLGDRIRIFFVVPDYYEKRPKKCMNGWGNVFLTVTPDGTALPCHTARMLPGLEFPNVRDMDVKSIWYDSEGFNRYRGDSWMKDPCRTCPDKEKDHGGCRCQAYMLAGDPAAADPVCDKSPDHHKVVEAVERANTPGWKGAEQPLIFRDPARSRELAACGKR is encoded by the coding sequence ATGAACGCAGCGCAGCCACCTTCGCCGGCAAGCACCCTGGGTCCGCCGCTGTGGCTGCTGGCGGAGGTGACCTACCGCTGCCCGCTGCACTGCGCCTTCTGCTACAACCCGGTCGATTTCGCCCGCGACGACACAGAGCTTTCCACCGAGGACTGGCTGCGCGTGCTGCGCGAGGCGCGCGCCGCCGGCAGCGTGCAGTGCGGCTTCTCCGGCGGCGAGCCGCTGATGCGCGACGACCTCGAAGTGCTGGTCGCCGAGGCCCACCGGCTGGGCTACTACACCAACCTGCTCACCTCCGGCGTCGGCCTCACCGCCGAACGCGCCCAGGCGCTGAAGGCGGCGGGGCTGGACCACATCCAGCTGTCCTTCCAGGACTCCACGCGCGAGCTCAACGACTTCCTCTCGCACACCCGCACCTTCGATCTCAAGCAGCGCGTTGCCGGCATCATCAAGGACAACGGCTGGCCGATGGTGATGAACTGCGTGATCCACCGCCTCAACATCGACTACATCGACCGCATCATCGAGATGGCGGTCGAACTCGGCGCCGAATACCTCGAACTCGCCAACAGCCAGTACTACTCGTGGGCGCTGCTCAACCGCGACCAGCTGATGCCCTCGCGCGAGCAGCTCGAACGTGCCGAGCGCATCACCAACGAATACCGCGAACGCCTCGGCGACCGCATCCGCATCTTCTTCGTGGTGCCCGACTACTACGAGAAGCGGCCGAAGAAGTGCATGAACGGCTGGGGCAACGTCTTCCTCACCGTCACCCCGGACGGCACCGCCTTGCCTTGCCACACCGCGCGCATGCTGCCGGGGCTGGAATTCCCCAATGTGCGGGACATGGATGTGAAATCCATCTGGTACGACTCCGAAGGCTTCAACCGCTACCGCGGCGACAGCTGGATGAAGGACCCGTGCCGGACCTGTCCCGACAAGGAAAAGGACCACGGCGGCTGCCGCTGCCAGGCCTACATGCTGGCCGGCGATCCCGCCGCGGCCGATCCGGTGTGCGACAAGTCGCCGGATCACCATAAGGTGGTGGAGGCGGTGGAGCGCGCCAACACGCCGGGCTGGAAGGGCGCCGAACAGCCGCTGATCTTCCGCGATCCGGCGCGCTCGCGCGAGCTTGCGGCGTGTGGAAAGCGGTGA
- a CDS encoding acetylornithine transaminase — translation MKYGEFDSASLMYITNRPEILFERGEGSWLYDAQGKAYLDFVQGWAVNCLGHSPAEVRDAIVAQAGKLINPSPAFYNGPMIELAGLLTAHCSLDRVFFANTGAEANEGAIKLARKWGRLHRNGAYQIITFEHSFHGRTLATMSASGKAGWDTLFAPQVPGFPKARLNDLESVKALIGPETVAVMLEPVQGEGGVIPAAPEFLQALRALTREHGILLIVDEVQSGMGRTGRLFAHQHAGIEPDIMTLGKGIGGGVPLSALLATEAVSCFEAGDQGGTYNGNPLMTAAGIAVMRRLTAPGFLDEVLARGDYLAARLRELVAKRHLVGERGSGLLRALVLDSDRAPAIVKAALEGAPTGLLLNGPRPNLLRFMPSLTVSEAEIDQMVEMLDALLG, via the coding sequence ATGAAGTACGGCGAATTCGATTCCGCTTCCCTGATGTACATCACCAACCGGCCGGAGATCCTGTTCGAGCGCGGCGAAGGCTCCTGGCTGTACGACGCCCAGGGCAAGGCCTATCTCGACTTCGTGCAGGGCTGGGCGGTGAACTGTCTCGGCCATTCGCCCGCCGAGGTGCGCGACGCGATCGTTGCTCAGGCGGGCAAGCTGATCAATCCGAGCCCGGCCTTCTACAACGGCCCGATGATCGAACTCGCCGGCCTGCTGACCGCGCACTGTTCGCTCGACCGTGTGTTCTTCGCCAACACCGGCGCCGAGGCCAACGAAGGCGCGATCAAGCTGGCGCGCAAGTGGGGTCGCCTGCATCGCAACGGCGCCTATCAGATCATCACCTTCGAGCATTCCTTCCACGGCCGCACGCTGGCCACCATGTCGGCGTCCGGCAAGGCGGGCTGGGACACGCTGTTCGCGCCGCAGGTGCCGGGCTTCCCCAAGGCCAGGCTCAACGATCTCGAATCGGTGAAGGCGCTGATCGGCCCGGAAACCGTGGCGGTGATGCTGGAGCCGGTGCAGGGCGAGGGCGGCGTGATTCCCGCTGCACCGGAATTCCTGCAGGCGCTGCGCGCGCTCACCCGCGAGCACGGCATCCTGCTGATCGTCGATGAAGTGCAATCCGGCATGGGCCGCACCGGCCGCCTGTTCGCGCACCAGCACGCCGGCATCGAGCCGGACATCATGACCCTGGGCAAGGGCATTGGCGGCGGCGTACCACTGTCGGCGCTGCTGGCGACCGAGGCGGTGAGCTGCTTCGAGGCGGGCGACCAGGGCGGCACCTACAACGGCAACCCGTTGATGACGGCGGCCGGCATTGCCGTGATGCGCCGCCTGACCGCGCCCGGCTTCCTCGACGAGGTGCTGGCGCGCGGCGACTACCTTGCGGCGCGGCTGCGCGAACTGGTGGCCAAGCGCCATCTGGTCGGCGAGCGTGGCTCGGGCCTGCTGCGCGCCTTGGTGCTCGACAGCGACCGCGCTCCGGCCATCGTCAAGGCCGCGCTTGAAGGTGCCCCCACCGGCCTGCTGCTGAACGGCCCCCGGCCCAACCTGCTGCGCTTCATGCCGTCGCTCACGGTGAGCGAGGCGGAGATCGACCAGATGGTGGAGATGCTGGACGCGCTGCTGGGCTGA